In Lolium rigidum isolate FL_2022 chromosome 3, APGP_CSIRO_Lrig_0.1, whole genome shotgun sequence, the genomic window GTGATTAAATGCGTGATTAAATGCGTGATTCCAATTGCTGGATTGCAGCGTGATTAAATGCGTGATTCTAATTGCTGGATTGCAGCGTGATTAAATGCGTGATTCCAATTGCTGGATTGGTGGGACTGGCAACCAAAATGATGGTGGGACGGACGACGAAAAGGACGACGAAATAtggggagaagggggaacacattcgttctttttaagtagtagagatatatAAATCGTAAACATGTTTTGTATACTTGTGCAAAGTTTCGGTAAACAAAGTTATCTTTGGGTTGCAGAAAAAACAAAATTATGGCTATATCGATGAAAAAGGATTTTTACCCTAAACTTGTCTTTTTTATGTAACCCATAATATAAATTATTTAATAAAAAAACTTCTGGCATATATGCTATAATGTAGTTACATACGGTATTTTTTGGTGTTTTTTGAAACGTAGaaataccattttctttaaaaaaaaaacaggagcATTAGTGGGCATGGGAAAGTAACAATTTCAGCCATTTATAtgtaaagaaaaagaaacaatttCATCGATTTAGCTTGGTTGGGTCGGGGTCGATGGGTTGGTACTGTGTCATATTGCACGGAGGAAAGCTTTAGTTCCAACTTTCAAGCatttagaaataaaaataaaatgcaaaaaTGGGGCATTCCGAGAATCGAACTCGGGACCTCTCGCACCCAAAGCGAGAATCATACCACTAGACCAAATGCCCTGTTATGATATTAATAGTCACTTAACAGTAATTATAATAAATGAGACTATAATCCAATTTATCGCTTTCCATGGTACGGATGAATTGTTTCACGAAGACTCCAGTAATAATCTTCACGCACGCAGACGAACTTGCACGCCGCCTTTCAAAGCAAAAAAGGAATTAAAAAATCACACCAACAAAACAGGCATGCATCAAAATCAGCAGTGTAGACACATAGCTAAGTGATGAACCATCGGCCGTGCCACAGTGTACTGCTAGCAAGTAGTAGAAGGAAGGGCAATGCCTTCGCTCAAGCACATGCCAAACCAGGGTTCGCCTTCTAGAAGAAGGGGGGCACCAGATCTGGCGCCAGTCTGCGTCACCCGATCGGCAGACTAGTTGCGTATCCATCCATCCAATAATTTATAGACCCATGGCCACTATTAGTAATTAGACTAGGATGTCTCATGTGCAAATGTATACCTAGCTGAAGCTACGTGCTTTTACACGAGCTAGTACTGTACTTCTGGGGAGCTTCTTTACCAAGCACGTGGTGCGCATTTTATGTGGTGAAAAAGGTGCTAGTAGACGATATATATTTACTTCAAATGTACATGATCGTCTAAGCATCGTCATAGTACATCATGCATCAGCAGATAAAATTCCAAGGCATCTGTCATCATATCTGCCCCCGCGCGCCTTCGTGCGGAGACTTTGCAATGTACAGATTCGTGCACGTCTCTGCGCAAACGACTGTGAGAATTGACCCGCCCAGTTTCTGCTTCCCACTACTTATATGCACATTCGCACAACAAAACGAGTAATCTCAAGCTCTTCCTCTTCAATGGCCTCTCCGTATCCGACCGCCACCGTGCGGCCACCGCACCTAGCTCCCCAacaaccgccaccacctccgccaccaccagcggcggcggctgcagcGCTGCCATGGTCGCCGCCGTACGCAAGGTGTCGCACGGCCGACGCCCATGGAAGGAAGGAGAGCGTGGCGGAGTCGGGCTGCCCCACGGAGGTGGCGGACACGGCCATCCACGCCGATCTCGTTGAAgatgacagcgatgacgacgacggctGCGGGAGCTGCGTGGAAGGAAGCCAAGGCAGCGGGGGGCAGTACGACGACGAACCTGCTGGGAGCGACAACTTCGTCTGGTGGCGCcagcagagcagcagcagcagcgcatgTTTCTCATGGGCAACTAACGCCGCCGGTAGAAAGACGACGCGGAACCACGCCGAAGAgagggacgacgacggcggcgacccgaaggcggcggcggcgaggcggcagGAGGAGGATCGCAAGTTCTG contains:
- the LOC124695603 gene encoding uncharacterized protein LOC124695603 gives rise to the protein MASPYPTATVRPPHLAPQQPPPPPPPPAAAAAALPWSPPYARCRTADAHGRKESVAESGCPTEVADTAIHADLVEDDSDDDDGCGSCVEGSQGSGGQYDDEPAGSDNFVWWRQQSSSSSACFSWATNAAGRKTTRNHAEERDDDGGDPKAAAARRQEEDRKFWEECLGSGYP